The following are encoded together in the Kwoniella europaea PYCC6329 chromosome 1, complete sequence genome:
- a CDS encoding carbamoyl-phosphate synthase, large subunit gives MAPSVPGFEGVVPSSDIPPAQQAVSVAPAGHSAVDVTPPASPAPAATSPRPIVNRASSFVAPAPKPLGSLHPPATLKGIDWEGMPEEPKWDESMGEPDAVLELADGLALAGHSFGAKKSVAGECVFQTGMVGYPESLTDPSYSSQILILTYPLIGNYGVPERPNVATSNIPTSEDAHNVPPPTHLLDSLPLEFESSHIHIAALVVANYHPSFSHHLANSSLGQWLKEQGIPAIWGVDTRMLTKRLREGGVLLGRVLAKQGASAVDSQSRGRESQSGVLGGVSRLLNGLSAPSMARSNSTDNFAMNWKEDYESVPFYDPNDTNLVAKVSTQQPTLYTATTGSEKKINPRTGKQLRVVAIDVGMKWNQIRCFRERGVEVKVVPWNYDFNAEAEPYDGLFVSNGPGDPSMVKETIANLSKALETGKVPIFGICLGHQLLALASGASTRKMKYGNRGMNLPCTCSSSGRCYITSQNHGYEVDVSTLKNGWEAFFTNANDQSNEGIWMGKNGKPFFSVQFHPESAPGPRDTEFIFDVFIKSMVDSAREGKLVPIDMPGGDLADNIAARPKEHVKKVLVLGSGGLSIGQAGEFDYSGSQAIKALKEEGIYTILVNPNIATIQTSKGLADKVYFLPVTPEFVRKIIKHEKPDGIYCTFGGQTALSVGIKLKDEFASLGVKVLGTPIETIITTEDRDLFAKAMEEIGEKCAESASAVNLQEAIEAANRIGYPVIVRAAYALGGLGSGFAQDDEQLTELCNKAFATSPQVLVEKSMKGWKEIEYEVVRDCRNNCITVCNMENFDPLGIHTGDSIVVAPSQTLSDADYNMLRTTAVNVIRHLGVVGECNIQYALNPYSKEYCIIEVNARLSRSSALASKATGYPLAFIAAKLGLNIPLNEIKNSVTKLTSACFEPSLDYCVVKIPRWDLKKFNRVSTALSSSMKSVGEVMAIGRTFEETIQKAIRCIDDRFPGFGDHIDVEDIDHEIANPTDQRLFALATALKRGYSVEKLNKMSNIDPWFLTRLERLSKTEKLIGTYNASTVPNQLIRNAKQLGFSDRQIAKALNSNELAVRRLRIEAGISPYVKQIDTVAAEFPAFTNYLYTTYNASEHDVTFDDNGVMVLGSGVYRIGSSVEFDWCAVRAIRTLREQGMKTVMINYNPETVSTDYDEADKLYFENISLETVLDIYDIERSSGLVLSMGGQTPNNIALALHRQNVKIYGTSPEMIDTAENRYKFSRMLDKIGVDQPLWKELTSFSEAKTFCDKVGYPVLVRPSYVLSGAAMNVVFSEDDLESYLTQATDVSRDHPVVISKYIEEAKEIEMDAVARDGKMVMHYISEHVENAGVHSGDATLILPPQDLDPETIRKIEIATQKIGQALNVTGPYNIQFIAKNNEIKVIECNLRAARSFPFVSKVTGIDAIELATKVMLGLPVTPYPDVKLPPNYVGVKVPQFSFSRLSGADPVLGVEMASTGEVACFGKDKYDAYLKALISTGIRPPKKNILLSIGSFKEKLEMLPVVHKLHRQGYNLFATAGTSDFFQEHGIPVKFLEALGSVNDLNPQKAEYSLTQHLANNLIDLYINLPSKNRSRRPASYISQGYRSRRMAVDFAVPLITNVKCAKLFIEAILKKPTFDITSVDYKTSHETFSFPSLVSVQAFVPGAAEPNSNDFSEASQAAIRGGFTVMQMVPQGVASAVEDEISLQRAQANATGASHCDYFFSVAATAENASRLQDAIAAGAKALFIPFNNFFGSVNKVTSVAQHFAAWPADKPIVTDARATDLASILLLASLNNRSIHIASVSTRDDILLIALAKEKGLNVTCDVSIYALFYSQADYPTAKCLPTADDQQALWDNLATIDIFSVGVLPFELGTALGNSVSPSSGVAESLPLLLTAVADDKLTLEDISLRLSENPRTIFGLPEQSQTYVEVEVNRRSTFSSEAVDTWSPLDGKSIAGAIHRVVINGHSVFLDGLSFSMPLGRDVSTAGNRNTATAKQARGSFALQKRPSISALLSPTMERPASFGPPANDKLMSLSSIAAVNTSPVRNLLSLQTHPAFSRRHILSVKQFDREDLHVLFNLASEMRAQVERSGAVDTLKGRVLCTLFYEPSTRTSTSFEAAMKRCGGEVVQVSASTSSVQKGESLADTIRTVGCYSDAIVLRHPSVGSSKAAAKSSPVPILNAGDGIGEHPTQSLLDVFCIREELGSVNGITVTLIGDLKNGRTVHSLVKLLSLYDVTINFVSPPSLTMPDSVKSEASRAGVRWSESTVLSDDIIAKSDVLYATRVQKERFENVTEYESVKDIYVINNDVLAKAKESAIVMHPLPRVNEIDPEVDFDSKRAAYFRQMRYGLFVRMALLTLVLGA, from the exons ATGGCTCCTTCCGTACCAGGTTTCGAAGGTGTCGTGCCTTCCAGCGACATCCCACCTGCTCAACAAGCCGTCTCTGTAGCTCCCGCTGGTCACTCTGCTGTCGATGTTACTCCACCAGCTTCACCAGCTCCCGCAGCTACTTCCCCCCGGCCTATTGTCAACCGTGCGTCTTCCTTCGTCGCCCCTGCTCCTAAGCCATTAGGTAGTCTTCACCCACCAGCTACTCTCAAAGGTATTGACTGGGAGGGTATGCCCGAAGAGCCTAAATGGGACGAATCTATGGGAGAGCCAGATGCTGTTCTCGAACTTGCCGACGGCCTCGCTTTGGCTGGTCACTCTTTCGGTGCTAAGAAATCAGTAGCAGGAGAATGTGTCTTCCAAACTG GTATGGTCGGTTACCCCGAGTCGTTGACCGATCCTTCTTACTCCTCTCAAATTCTTATTCTCACCTACCCCTTGATTGGTAACTACGGTGTACCCGAAAGACCTAATGTCGCTACATCCAACATCCCCACTTCCGAGGACGCTCATAACGTTCCCCCTCCTACACACCTCCTTGACTCTCTTCCCCTCGAATTCGAGTCTTCTCACATCCACATTGCCGCCCTCGTCGTAGCCAACTACCACCCAAGTTTCTCTCACCACCTCGCCAACTCCAGTCTTGGTCAATGGCTCAAAGAACAAGGTATCCCCGCTATCTGGGGTGTCGACACAAGAATGTTGACCAAAAGACTTAGAGAAGGTGGTGTCCTTCTTGGTCGAGTCCTCGCTAAACAAGGTGCCTCGGCTGTTGATAGTCAATCACGAGGTAGAGAATCTCAATCGGGAGTTCTCGGTGGAGTTTCCAGACTTCTCAACGGTCTTTCGGCTCCTTCAATGGCTAGATCCAACTCTACAGACAACTTCGCAATGAACTGGAAAGAAGATTACGAGTCTGTACCTTTCTATGACCCCAACGATACCAACCTTGTCGCCAAGGTTTCCACCCAACAACCCACTCTCTACACCGCTACCACGGGGTCAGAGAAGAAAATCAACCCTAGAACCGGCAAGCAACTGCGAGTTGTCGCTATCGATGTTGGTATGAAGTGGAACCAAATTAGATGTTTCCGAGAAAGAGGTGTCGAGGTCAAGGTTGTTCCTTGG AATTATGACTTCAACGCTGAGGCCGAACCATACGATGGTCTCTTCGTCTCCAACGGTCCTGGTGACCCATCCATGGTTAAAGAAACCATCGCCAACCTTTCCAAAGCTCTTGAAACCGGCAAAGTTCCTATCTTCGGTATTTGTCTTGGTCATCAACTTCTCGCTTTAGCCTCTGGTGCTTCCACTCGAAAGATGAAGTACGGTAACAGAGGTATGAACTTGCCTTGTACATGTTCATCTTCTGGTAGATGTTACATCACTTCTCAGAATCACGGTTACGAAGTCGACGTCTCTACCCTTAAGAACGGATGGGAAGCTTTCTTCACCAACGCCAATGACCAATCCAACGAAGGTATCTGGATGGGTAAGAATGGtaaacccttcttctcagTACAATTCCACCCCGAATCAGCTCCTGGACCTCGAGACACCGAATTCATCTTCGACGTCTTCATTAAGAGTATGGTTGACTCCGCCAGAGAAGGCAAACTCGTCCCTATCGACATGCCTGGTGGTGACCTCGCAGACAACATCGCTGCTAGACCTAAAGAACACGTCAAGAAAGTTCTTGTTCTCGGTTCCGGTGGTCTCTCTATTGGTCAAGCCGGTGAATTTGATTACTCCGGTTCTCAAGCTATCAAGGCtttgaaggaagaaggtatctACACCATCCTTGTTAACCCTAACATCGCTACCATTCAGACCTCGAAAGGTCTCGCGGACAAGGTGTACTTCCTTCCTGTTACACCTGAATTCGTACGAAAAATCATCAAGCATGAGAAACCCGATGGTATCTACTGTACCTTCGGTGGTCAAACTGCCCTTTCAGTCGGTATCAAGCTGAAAGACGAATTCGCCTCTCTCGGTGTCAAGGTGCTTGGTACCCCAATCGAGACCATCATCACTACCGAAGATCGAGATCTCTTCGCTAAAGCTATGGAGGAAATTGGCGAGAAATGTGCTGAATCTGCCAGTGCCGTCAACCTCCAAGAAGCCATAGAAGCTGCCAACAGAATCGGTTATCCAGTCATTGTACGAGCTGCCTACGCTCTTGGTGGTCTCGGTTCTGGTTTCGCTCAGGATGACGAGCAACTTACCGAGCTCTGTAACAAGGCTTTCGCTACTTCTCCTCAAGTCCTAGTTGAAAAGTCAAtgaaaggttggaaagaaATCGAGTATGAGGTGGTCAGAGATTGCAGAAACAACTGTATCACTGTCTGTAacatggag AACTTCGACCCATTGGGTATTCACACTGGTGATTCCATCGTTGTCGCTCCGTCTCAAACCCTCTCCGATGCCGACTACAACATGCTTCGAACCACCGCTGTCAATGTTATCCGACATCTCGGTGTTGTCGGTGAATGTAACATCCAATACGCTCTCAACCCTTACTCCAAGGAATATTGTATCATTGAAGTCAATGCTCGTCTCTCTCGATCTTCCGCTCTTGCCTCCAAGGCTACCGGCTACCCTCTTGCGTTCATCGCCGCTAAATTGGGTCTTAACATCCCTCTTAACGAGATCAAGAACTCCGTTACCAAGCTCACTTCCGCTTGTTTCGAACCTTCATTGGATTACTGTGTAGTCAAGATTCCTCGATGGGACTTGAAGAAGTTCAACCGAGTTAGTACCGCTTTGAGCAGTTCCATGAAATCGGTTGGTGAAGTCATGGCTATTGGTCGAACTTTCGAAGAGACCATACAAAAAGCCATCAGATGTATCGATGATCGATTCCCTGGTTTCGGTGATCacattgatgttgaagaCATTGATCACGAGATTGCCAATCCTACCGATCAACGTCTCTTCGCCCTTGCTACTGCACTCAAGAGGGGTTACTCTGTTGAGAAGCTCAACAAGATGTCTAACATTGATCCTTGGTTCTTGACCAGACTTGAGAGATTGTCCAAGACCGAGAAGCTCATTGG AACCTACAACGCGTCTACCGTCCCCAACCAACTCATTCGAAACGCCAAGCAACTCGGTTTCTCCGATCGACAAATCGCTAAAGCTCTCAACTCCAACGAGCTTGCCGTTCGAAGACTTCGTATCGAAGCTGGTATCTCTCCATACGTAAAGCAGATCGATACCGTTGCTGCCGAGTTCCCGGCTTTCACCAACTACTTGTACACCACGTACAATGCCAGTGAACATGATGTCACCTTTGATGACAATGGTGTAATGGTACTCGGTTCTGGTGTGTACAGAATCGGTTCCTCCGTCGAGTTCGATTGGTGTGCTGTCAGAGCTATCCGAACTTTACGAGAACAAGGCATGAAGACTGTCATGATCAACTACAACCCCGAAACAGTCTCTACCGATTATGACGAAGCCGACAAGCTCTACTTCGAGAACATCTCGCTCGAGACCGTCCTCGATATTTATGATATCGAACGATCAAGTGGTCTCGTTTTGTCTATGGGTGGTCAAACCCCTAACAACATTGCATTGGCTCTTCACCGACAAAACGTTAAGATTTACGGTACCTCCCCAGAAATGATCGATACCGCTGAGAACCGATACAAATTCTCTCGAATGCTCGACAAAATCGGTGTCGACCAACCTCTTTGGAAAGAGCTTACCAGTTTCTCCGAAGCCAAGACCTTCTGTGACAAGGTTGGATACCCTGTGCTTGTGCGACCATCCTATGTGCTCTCCGGTGCTGCCATGAATGTGGTCTTCTCCGAGGATGATCTGGAATCTTACCTCACTCAAGCTACCGACGTTTCTCGAGATCACCCTGTCGTCATCTCCAAGTATATCGAAGAGGCCAAGGAAATTGAAATGGATGCCGTTGCTCGAGACGGTAAAATGGTCATGCACTACATCTCCGAACACGTCGAAAATGCGGGTGTGCACTCTGGTGATGCTACACTCATTTTGCCTCCTCAAGATCTTGACCCCGAGACTATCAGAAAGATCGAAATCGCTACCCAGAAGATCGGTCAAGCTCTTAATGTCACTGGCCCATACAACATCCAGTTCATTGCCAAGAACAACGAAATCAAGGTTATCGAATGTAACCTGCGAGCTGCCAGATCTTTCCCATTCGTCTCAAAGGTCACTGGTATCGATGCTATCGAGCTTGCGACCAAAGTAATGCTTGGCCTCCCCGTCACTCCTTACCCAGACGTCAAATTGCCACCTAACTATGTTGGTGTCAAGGTGCCTCAATTCTCCTTCAGTCGATTGTCCGGTGCCGATCCTGTGTTAGGTGTAGAGATGGCTTCTACCGGTGAAGTCGCCTGTTTCGGTAAAGACAAATACGATGCTTATCTCAAAGCCCTCATCTCGACTGGTATCCGACCACCCAAGAAGAACATCTTGCTCTCTATCGGTTCTTTCAAGGAGAAATTGGAAATGTTACCTGTTGTCCATAAACTACACAGGCAAGGCTACAACCTCTTTGCTACCGCTGGTACTTCCGATTTCTTCCAGGAGCATGGTATCCCCGTCAAGTTCCTTGAAGCTTTGGGTTCCGTCAACGACCTTAACCCTCAAAAGGCTGAATACTCTTTGACTCAGCACTTGGCCAACAATCTGATCGATTTGTACATCAACTTGCCATCCAAGAACCGATCTCGAAGACCTGCCTCTTACATCTCTCAAGGTTACCGATCTCGACGAATGGCCGTTGATTTTGCTGTCCCACTCATCACCAACGTCAAATGTGCCAAACTCTTCATCGAAGCTATCCTCAAGAAGCCTACCTTCGACATCACTAGTGTAGACTACAAGACTTCCCACGaaaccttctctttccccaGCCTTGTCTCCGTTCAAGCCTTCGTACCTGGTGCTGCCGAGCCCAACTCCAACGACTTTAGCGAGGCATCTCAGGCCGCTATCCGAGGTGGGTTCACCGTCATGCAAATGGTACCTCAAGGTGTAGCATCTGCCGTCGAAGACGAGATCTCCCTTCAACGAGCTCAAGCCAATGCTACCGGTGCTTCTCACTGCGACTACTTCTTCTCTGTTGCCGCTACTGCCGAGAACGCATCCAGACTCCAGGATGCTATTGCTGCAGGTGCTAAAGccttgttcatcccattcaacaACTTCTTCGGATCGGTCAACAAGGTCACCAGTGTCGCCCAACACTTTGCCGCTTGGCCAGCAGACAAGCCAATCGTCACCGATGCTCGAGCTACCGATCTCGCTTCGATCTTGCTTCTTGCTAGTTTGAACAACAGGTCGATCCACATCGCCAGTGTGTCTACCCGAGACGACATCTTGTTGATCGCTCTCGCCAAGGAGAAGGGATTGAATGTCACCTGCGATGTTTCAATATACGCCCTATTCTACTCTCAAGCTGATTATCCTACCGCCAAGTGTCTCCCTACCGCCGATGATCAACAGGCCCTCTGGGATAACTTGGCTaccatcgacatcttctctGTCGGTGTCCTTCCTTTCGAGCTTGGTACCGCTCTTGGTAACTCCGTCTCCCCAAGCTCTGGTGTTGCTGAGTCGCTCCCTCTCCTTTTGACCGCTGTTGCCGACGATAAACTCACTCTCGAGGATATCTCCCTGAGACTCAGTGAGAACCCAAGAACCATCTTTGGCTTACCTGAACAGTCTCAGACCTACgtcgaggttgaggtaaACAGAAGATCTACCTTCTCATCCGAAGCCGTGGACACTTGGTCACCTCTTGATGGCAAGTCCATCGCTGGAGCCATCCACCGAGTAGTCATCAACGGTCACTCAGTCTTCCTTGACGGTCTGTCCTTCTCCATGCCCCTCGGCCGAGACGTCTCAACTGCCGGAAACCGAAACACCGCGACCGCCAAACAAGCCCGTGGATCCTTCGCCTTGCAGAAGCGACCCTCGATCTCAGCTCTCTTGTCTCCTACTATGGAACGACCTGCGTCTTTCGGTCCTCCAGCCAACGACAAGCTCATGTCCTTGTCGTCCATCGCTGCTGTCAACACTTCTCCCGTCCGAAACCTCCTCTCACTTCAAACCCACCCAGCATTCTCTCGACGACATATCTTGTCCGTCAAGCAATTCGACCGAGAAGATCTGCACGTTCTTTTCAACCTTGCTTCCGAGATGAGAGCTCAAGTGGAACGAAGTGGTGCAGTCGATACTCTCAAGGGTAGAGTATTATGTACCCTTTTCTACGAACCATCCACTCGAACATCCACCTCTTTCGAGGCTGCCATGAAGCGATGTGGTGGTGAGGTCGTACAAGTTTccgcttctacctcttcgGTGCAAAAGGGAGAATCTTTGGCCGATACTATCAGGACCGTTGGATGTTACTCCGACGCCATTGTCCTTCGACACCCCTCTGTCGGATCTAGTAAAGCAGCTGCCAAGTCGAGTCCGGTACCTATTCTCAACGCCGGTGACGGTATCGGAGAACACCCAACCCAGAGTTTGTTGGATGTCTTCTGTATTCGGGAAGAATTGGGTTCGGTCAACGGTATCACCGTTACTTTGA TCGGTGACTTGAAGAACGGTCGAACTGTCCACTCTCTCGTTAAGCTTTTATCATTATACGACGTGACCATCAACTTTgtctcaccaccttcattgACCATGCCCGACTCTGTCAAGTCCGAGGCATCTCGAGCTGGTGTACGATGGAGCGAATCGACGGTCCTTTCCGATGATATCATCGCTAAATCCGATGTTCTCTACGCTACAAGGGTACAGAAGGAACGATTTGAGAACGTGACCGAGTACGAATCTGTCAAGGATATTTACGTGATCAACAACGACGTCCTTGCCAAAGCCAAGGAATCGGCCATTGTCATGCACCCCTTACCTAGGGTTAACGAGATTGACCCAGAGGTTGATTTCGATTCGAAGAGAGCAGCGTACTTCAGACAAATGAGATATGGTCTTTTC GTCCGAATGGCTCTTCTCACACTTGTTCTTGGTGCTTAA